Proteins found in one Vespula pensylvanica isolate Volc-1 chromosome 10, ASM1446617v1, whole genome shotgun sequence genomic segment:
- the LOC122632549 gene encoding ATP-binding cassette sub-family G member 1-like — MYNRSVLSNPSKTKLIDIQFVDLVYEVQDGFRGSKKQILKGINGLFKSGNLTAIMGPSGAGKSTLLNILTGFKQDKSMKGKINYLSNKGNNETWNEYKKYSCYILQEDQLPNLFTVNETMIISTNLKLGNNLNRKAKQILIDDILDTLDLIHTKNTRTNKLSGGQKKRLSIALELVDNPPVMFLDEPTTGLDSSSSLQCVTMLQKLAKGGRTIICTIHQPSAVIYMMFDHVYLLADGRCMYEGAAKNTIDYFAQLGLHCPKYHNPADYMLEIVSNEYGNFNDQLVAAIENNKTIWRAKSSLKNHLIIDDNGIKDSKKEEKTTVMINTPSEFTRFWILLNRCFVQFYRDWTLSYLKLLVHFSVGLFLGLFFDNAGMDSNKTISNISFIMVSIIYLCYTSMMPAVLKFPLEMAMLKKERFNNWYQLRTYYLALLIANIPIQLLFSFIYCSISYFLSNQPLDWDRFLMFFGIFVLIMLIADSFGLVIGTLLNPVNGTFLSVIIFSMFIILAGFFIFFNHMPKYLYYFSYLNYMRYALEGLVQSLYGYNREKLDCPDLTYCHFRIPQMVFIELGMTNTKYWFDVIILIINFLFYRIVAYYTLKRNLMIA, encoded by the coding sequence ATGTATAACCGTTCGGTGTTATCGAATCCGTCGAAGACAAAATTAATAGACATTCAATTTGTCGATTTGGTATACGAAGTTCAAGATGGATTTCGCGGTTCAAAAAAGCAAATTCTCAAAGGTATCAACGGTTTATTCAAATCGGGTAATTTGACCGCTATTATGGGTCCGTCAGGAGCTGGCAAGTCAACGTTGTTGAACATACTGACAGGATTTAAACAAGACAAGAGCATGAAAGGCAAGATAAACTACCTCAgtaataaaggaaataatgaGACCTGGAacgaatataagaaatattcctGTTACATATTACAGGAAGATCAGCTTCCTAATTTATTCACAGTGAATGAAACGATGATAATATCGACAAATTTGAAGTTGGGTAATAATCTAAATAGAAAGGCCAAACAGATTCTAATTGATGATATTTTAGATACCTTGGATTTGATACATACCAAAAATACGCGTACGAACAAATTAAGCGGcggacagaaaaagagattgagCATCGCATTGGAACTCGTTGATAATCCTCCAGTAATGTTTCTAGACGAGCCTACAACCGGTTTggattcctcttcttctcttcaatGCGTGACAATGCTTCAGAAACTAGCAAAAGGCGGTAGAACGATAATCTGCACAATCCATCAACCTAGTGCTGTTATTTACATGATGTTTGATCACGTTTATTTGTTAGCTGATGGACGTTGCATGTACGAAGGAGCTGCTAAAAACACAATTGATTACTTTGCCCAATTAGGTCTACACTGTCCAAAATATCATAATCCCGCGGATTATATGTTGGAGATCGTTAGCAACGAATACGGAAATTTCAATGATCAGCTCGTAGCAGCGATTGAGAATAACAAAACAATCTGGCGAGCAAAATCGTCGTTGAAAAATCACTTGATAATCGATGACAATGGCATTAAAgattctaaaaaagaagagaaaactaCCGTTATGATAAACACACCTTCCGAATTTACAAGATTTTGGATTTTACTCAATCGCTGCTTCGTACAATTCTATAGAGACTGGACATTAAGTTATCTCAAATTATTAGTTCACTTTTCCGTAGGTCTATTTCTCGGTTTGTTCTTTGATAACGCTGGTATGGATAGTAACAAAACTATCAGTAATATCAGTTTCATTATGGTCAgtataatttatctttgttaCACCAGCATGATGCCGGCCGTATTAAAATTTCCTTTGGAAATGGCaatgttgaaaaaagaacgatttaataattGGTATCAACTAAGGACTTACTATCTCGCTTTGCTAATAGCTAATATACCTATCCAGctattattctctttcatttactgttccatttcatattttctcagCAATCAACCGCTCGACTGGGATAGATTCCTCATGTTCTTTGGAATCTTTGTCCTGATAATGCTCATCGCTGATAGCTTTGGGCTTGTTATCGGTACTTTGCTCAATCCCGTGAACGGTACCTTTCTAAGTGTCATCATCTTTTCAATGTTTATAATACTCGCgggtttcttcatttttttcaatcacaTGCCAAAATACCTCTATTACTTTAGTTACTTAAATTACATGAGATACGCTTTAGAGGGTTTAGTACAATCGTTATACGGATATAATCGTGAAAAACTTGATTGTCCTGATCTCACATATTGTCATTTCCGTATACCTCAAATGGTTTTTATAGAACTGGGAATGACTAATACGAAATATTGGTTCGACGTTATTATTCtgattatcaattttcttttttatcgaatcgtcGCTTATTACACATTGAAACGAAATTTAATGATAGCTTGA